A stretch of Ursus arctos isolate Adak ecotype North America unplaced genomic scaffold, UrsArc2.0 scaffold_4, whole genome shotgun sequence DNA encodes these proteins:
- the EIF4G1 gene encoding eukaryotic translation initiation factor 4 gamma 1 isoform X11, translating to MSGARTASTPTPPQTGGGLEPQANGETPQVAVVVRPDDRSQGAIIGSRPGLPGPEHSPSESQPSSPCPTPSPPPILEPGSEPNLAVLSIPGDTVTTGMIQMSVEESTPMPRETGEPYCLSPEPTPLAEPILEVEVTLSKPIPESEFSSSPLQVSTPSASHKEEILPEPNGIVPSEDLEPEVESSPELAPLPPPACPSESPMPIAPTAQPEELLNGAPSPPAVDLSPVSEPKEQAKEVTAAVAPPTVVSATPAMAPPATSPAQEEEMEEEEEEEEEGEAGDAEGQKGGEELLPPESTPVAAHLSQTSEVAATTQVAVSVPKKRRKIKELNKKEAVGDLLDAFKEVSPGVPEVENQPPVGTSPGPEPEGNSAPPRPEEADETWDSKEDKIHNAENIQPGEQKYEYKSDQWKPLNLEEKKRYDREFLLGFQFIFASMQKPEGLPHISDVVLDKANKTPLRPLDPPRLQGINCGPDFTPSFANLGRPALSNRGPPRGGPGGELPRGPQAGLGPRRSQQGPRKEPRKIIATVLMTEDIKLNKAEKAWKPSSKRTAADKDRGEEDADGSKTQDLFRRVRSILNKLTPQMFQQLMKQVTQLAIDTEERLKGVIDLIFEKAISEPNFSVAYANMCRCLMALKVPTTEKPTVTVNFRKLLLNRCQKEFEKDKDDDEVFEKKQKEMDEAATAEERGRLKEELEEARDIARRRSLGNIKFIGELFKLKMLTEAIMHDCVVKLLKNHDEESLECLCRLLTTIGKDLDFEKAKPRMDQYFNQMEKIIKEKKTSSRIRFMLQDVLDLRRSNWVPRRGDQGPKTIDQIHKEAEMEEHWEHVKVQQLMAKGSDKRRGGPPGPPISRGLPLVDDGGWNTVPISKGSRPIDTSRLTKITKPGSIDSNNQLFAPGGRLSWGKGSSGGSGAKPSDAASEAARPATSTLNRFSALQQAVPTESTDSRRVVQRSSLSRERGEKAGDRGDRLERSERGGDRGDRLDRSRTPATKRSFSKEVEERSRERPSQPEGLRKAASLTEDRDRGRDAVKREATLPPVSPPKAALSEEELEKKSKAIIEEYLHLNDMKEAMQCVQELASPSLLFIFVRHGIESTLERSTIAREHMGRLLHQLLLAGHLSTAQYYQGLYEILELAEDMEIDIPHVWLYLAELITPILQEGGIPMGELFREITKPLRPLGKAASLLMEILGLLCKSMGPKKVGTLWREAGLSWKEFLPEGQDVSAFVSEQKVEYTLGEESEAPGQRMLSSEELTMQLEKLLKEGSSNQRVFDWIEANLSEQQVASNTLVRALMTTVCYSAIIFETPLRVDVAVLKARAKLLQKYLCDEQKELQALYALQALVVTLEQPANLLRMFFDTLYDEDVVKEDAFYSWESSKDPAEQQGKGVALKSVTAFFKWLREAEEEESDHN from the exons ATGTCTGGGGCCCGCACTGCCTccacacccacccctccccag ACGGGAGGCGGTCTGGAGCCTCAGGCTAATGGGGAGACACCCCAGGTTGCTGTTGTTGTCCGGCCAG ATGACCGGTCCCAGGGAGCAATCATTGGGAGCCGGCCCGGGCTGCCTGGCCCAGAACACAGCCCTTCAGAATCCCAGCCTTCATCGCCTTGTCCGACCCCATCACCACCCCCAATCTTGGAACCGGGGTCTGAGCCTAATCTCGCAGTCCTCTCCATTCCTGGGGACACCGTGACAACGGGGATGATCCAAATGTCTGTAGAAGAATCCACCCCAATGCCCCGTGAAACTGGGGAGCCATATTGCCTCTCTCCAGAACCCACTCCCCTCGCTGAACCCATACTGGAAGTAGAAGTGACACTTAGCAAACCGATTCCAGAATCTGAGTTCTCTTCCAGTCCTCTCCAGGTTTCCACCCCCTCTGCATCTCACAAAGAGGAAATTCTTCCTGAACCGAATGGCATTGTCCCATCTGAGGATCTGGAACCAGAGGTGGAGTCGAGCCCAGAgcttgctcctctccctcccccagcttgtccCTCCGAATCCCCCATGCCCATTGCTCCAACTGCCCAACCTGAGGAACTGCTCAACGGAGCCCCCTCGCCACCAGCTGTGGACTTAAGCCCAGTCAGTGAGCCAAAGGAGCAGGCCAAGGAGGTTACAGCAGCAGTGGCTCCCCCCACCGTCGTCTCTGCCACTCCAGCTATGGCTCCTCCAGCTACTTCCCCAGCacaggaggaggaaatggaggaagaggaagaagaggaagaagaaggagaagcaggagatGCTGAAGgtcagaagggaggagaggaactTCTCCCCCCAGAGAGCACCCCTGTTGCAGCCCACCTGTCTCAGACTTCGGAGGTAGCAGCCACCACCCAAG TGGCGGTGTCTGTGCCAAAGAAGAGACGGAAAATTAAGGAGCTCAATAAGAAGGAGGCTGTGGGAGACCTTCTAGATGCCTTCAAGGAG GTGAGCCCAGGAGTACCAGAAGTGGAGAATCAGCCTCCTGTGGGCACCAGTCCTGGTCCAGAGCCTGAGGGCAACAGTGCACCCCCGAGGCCTGAGGAAGCAGACGAGACTTGGGACTCAAAGGAAGACAAAATTCACAATGCTGAGAACATCCAGCCCGGGGAACAGAAGTATGAGTATAAGTCAG ATCAGTGGAAGCCTCTAAACCTTGAGGAGAAAAAGCGTTATGACCGTGAGTTCCTACTTGGCTTTCAGTTCATCTTTGCCAGTATGCAGAAGCCGGAGGGCCTGCCCCATATCAGCGATGTGGTGTTGGATAAG GCCAATAAAACACCACTGCGGCCACTGGACCCCCCTAGACTTCAAGGCATAAATTGTGGTCCAGACTTCACTCCTTCCTTTGCCAACCTTGGCCGACCAGCCCTCAGCAACCGTGGGCCCCCAAGGGGTGGGCCAGGTGGGGAGCTTCCCCGAGGGCCG CAGGCTGGTCTGGGACCCCGGCGCTCTCAGCAGGGTCCCCGAAAGGAGCCCCGCAAGATCATCGCCACAGTGTTAATGACTGAAGATATAAAATTGAACAAAGCAGAGAAAGCCTGGAAACCCAGCAGCAAGCGGACGGCCGCTGATAAGGATCGAGGGGAAGAGGATGCTGATGGCAGCAAAACCCAG gaCCTGTTCCGCAGGGTGCGCTCCATCCTGAATAAGCTGACACCCCAGATGTTCCAGCAGCTGATGAAGCAGGTGACACAGCTGGCCATTGACACCGAGGAACGCCTCAAAGGGGTCATTGACCTTATCTTCGAGAAGGCCATTTCAGAGCCCAACTTCTCTGTGGCCTATGCCAACATGTGCCGCTGCCTCATGGCG CTGAAAGTGCCCACTACAGAAAAGCCAACAGTGACTGTGAACTTCCGAAAACTGTTGTTGAATCGATGTcaaaaagagtttgaaaaagacaaagatgatgATGAGgtttttgagaagaagcaaaaagaaatggatgaagCTGCTACG GCAGAAGAACGGGGACGCCTGAAAGAAGAGTTGGAAGAGGCTCGAGACATAGCCCGGCGGCGCTCTTTAGGGAATATCAAGTTTATTGGGGAGTTGTTTAAGCTGAAGATGTTAACAGAGGCGATAATGCATGACTGTGTGGTTAAACTCCTTAAGAACCATGATGAAGAGTCACTTGAATGCCTTTGTCGTCTGCTCACTACCATTGGCAAAGATCTGGACTTTGAAAAAGCCAAG CCCCGAATGGATCAGTATTTCAACCAGATGgaaaaaatcattaaggaaaagAAGACTTCATCCCGAATCCGCTTTATGCTGCAAGACGTGCTGGATCTGCGACGG AGCAATTGGGTGCCACGCCGTGGGGACCAGGGTCCCAAGACCATTGACCAGATCCATAAGGAGGCTGAGATGGAAGAGCACTGGGAACACGTAAAAGTGCAGCAACTGATGGCCAAGGGCAGTGACAAGCGTCGGGGCGGCCCTCCAGGCCCACCCATTA GCCGTGGCCTCCCACTTGTGGATGATGGTGGCTGGAACACAGTCCCCATCAGCAAGGGCAGCCGCCCTATTGACACCTCACGACTCACCAAGATCACGAAG CCCGGCTCCATTGATTCTAACAACCAGCTCTTTGCACCTGGAGGACGATTGAGCTGGGGCAAGGGCAGCAGTGGAGGCTCAGGAGCCAAGCCCTCTGATGCAG CATCAGAAGCTGCTCGTCCAGCTACTAGTACCTTGAACCGCTTCTCAGCCCTTCAACAAGCAGTGCCTACAGAAAGCACAGATAGCAGACGTGTGGTACAGAG GAGTAGCTTGAGTCGGGAAAGAGGTGAGAAAGCTGGGGACCGGGGAGACCGCCTAGAGCGGAGTGAACGGGGAGGTGACCGTGGGGACCGGCTCGATCGCTCTCGGACACCTGCCACCAAGCGGAGCTTCAGCAAGGAAGTGGAGGAGCGGAGTAGAGAGCGGCCCTCCCAGCCTGAGGGATTGCGCAAGGCAGCTAGCCTCACAGAGGATCGGGACCGCGGGCGAGATGCTG TGAAGCGAGAAGCCACCCTGCCCCCGGTGAGCCCCCCGAAGGCTGCGCTTTCTGAGGAAGAGCTGGAGAAGAAATCCAAGGCCATCATTGAGGAATACCTCCATCTCAATGACATGAAG GAGGCAATGCAGTGTGTACAGGAGCTGGCCTCACCCTCCCTGCTCTTCATCTTTGTGCGGCATGGCATTGAGTCAACACTGGAGCGCAGCACCATCGCTCGTGAGCATATGGGGCGGCTGCTGCACCAGCTGCTCCTTGCTGGGCATCTCTCCACTGCTCAGTACTACCAAGG GCTGTATGAAATCTTAGAATTGGCTGAAGACATGGAAATTGACATCCCCCATGTGTGGCTCTACCTAGCAGAACTCATAACACCCATTCTGCAGGAAGGTGGGATACCTATGGGGGAGCTGTTCAG ggAGATTACAAAACCTCTGAGACCCCTGGGCAAAGCTGCTTCCCTGTTGATGGAGATCCTGGGGCTTCTGTGTAAAAGCATG GGTCCCAAAAAGGTGGGGACACTGTGGCGAGAGGCTGGACTCAGCTGGAAGGAATTTCTACCTGAAGGCCAGGATGTCAGTGCATTCGTCTCTGAACAG AAGGTGGAGTATACCTTGGGCGAGGAGTCCGAAGCCCCTGGCCAAAGGATGCTCTCCTCCGAGGAGCTGACCATGCAGCTGGAGAAGCTACTGAAGGAGGGCAGCAGTAACCAGCGGGTGTTTGACTGGATAGAG GCCAACCTGAGTGAGCAGCAGGTAGCATCCAACACACTAGTTCGAGCCCTCATGACAACTGTCTGCTATTCTGCAATTATCT TTGAGACGCCCCTCCGAGTGGATGTCGCGGTGCTGAAAGCCCGAGCGAAACTGCTACAGAAATACCTGTGTGATGAGCAGAAGGAGCTGCAGGCGCTCTACGCTCTCCAGGCCCTTGTAGTGACCTTAGAACAGCCCGCCA ACCTGCTTCGGATGTTCTTTGACACGCTGTATGACGAGGATGTGGTGAAAGAGGATGCCTTCTACAGCTGGGAGAGTAGCAAGGACCCTGCTGAGCAACAGGGCAAGGGCGTGGCCCTTAAATCTGTCACAGCCTTCTTCAAGTGGCTTCGtgaggcggaggaggaggagtctGACCACAACTGA